The following coding sequences are from one Rhineura floridana isolate rRhiFlo1 chromosome 2, rRhiFlo1.hap2, whole genome shotgun sequence window:
- the LOC133377959 gene encoding LOW QUALITY PROTEIN: olfactory receptor 10V1-like (The sequence of the model RefSeq protein was modified relative to this genomic sequence to represent the inferred CDS: inserted 1 base in 1 codon): MDSENHTRLTHFHFHPFSTLPEMQLLIFVAFLLFYLLNLLGNSAVVLIVHAECTLPTPMYFFXANLAVLKIAYSCVIAPLTLVNLLSVQKVSNSLAGCGTQMFFFIFLGGGDCVLLSVMAYYHYVAICHPLHYTGIMSWRMCVSPAAGTLAMSCLFGIQLSILILHLPFCSNDEINNFFCDFAAVLKLACNDTHIHQTNCLQLVQQQQVV; the protein is encoded by the exons ATGGACAGTGAAAACCACACCAGATTGACACATTTCCACTTCCATCCTTTCTCAACTCTCCCAGAGATGCAGCTGTTGATTTTC gtcgcttTTCTGCTTTTTTATCTACTCAACCTTTTGGGGAActctgctgttgtgctcattGTCCATGCAGAGTGCACCCTCCCCACTCCCATGTATTTCT TGGCTAATCTGGCAGTTCTGAAGATTGCTTACTCTTGTGTCATTGCCCCACTCACTCTGGTCAATCTTCTATCTGTGCAAAAAGTCTCCAACTCTTTGGCAGGATGTGGCACACAAATGTTCTTCTTTATCTTCTTGGGAGGTGGAGACTGTGTTCTGTTATCTGTTATGGCATATTACCACTATGTGGCAATCTGTCACCCGCTGCACTACACTGGCATTATGAGCTGGAGAATGTGCGTGAGTCCTGCAGCTGGGACATTGGCCATGAGTTGCTTGTTTGGCATTCAGCTCTCTATCCTGATATTGCACCTTCCATTCTGCAGCAATGATGAGATCAATAACTTTTTCTGTGACTTTGCTGCGGTCCTGAAACTAGCATGTAATGACACCCATATCCATCAGACTAATT GCCTGCAACTGGTGCAGCAACAGCAAGTTGTATAG